A window of the Thermoanaerobacter uzonensis DSM 18761 genome harbors these coding sequences:
- the murJ gene encoding murein biosynthesis integral membrane protein MurJ — MSTAKKTVKAASVIMIITLLSKVFGFLRDMALASKFGTSVSMDAYNMATVIPMILFAAVTASIATTVVPIFTEYLQKEGKQKAFDFINNLLGVVLISTVILTFLGFIFAPYLVKFVAPAFTGEKFELTVKLTTILLPTMVLIAASNIFTGALQSMEHFTVPAMIGIPYNIIVITVAILYGSKFGITIVAYSIIIATFIQALMQLPVLYELGYKFKLRVNFKDEGVKRVILLAMPVLMGTGIQTINVYVDRVIASFLPDGSIAALNYANRLNMFALGIFSTAIATVIYPVLSKHSVADDKEGFLKSLNFAVSGILYMLIPVSVGAMVLRVPIIKVLFERGAFDERSTYFTSIALFYFAIGMTAYGLRDVLSRSFYSMKDTKTPMINGAMAVLLNIALNLILVRYLKLGGLALSTSIAAIFATFLLFTSLKRKLGKIGGKYMFMSFIRAMFAAIVMGVIVHFMYNNLIVKMPSDKRIYEVIIMFITILVGVIIYSTIVLVTDKSAFSYFKKGIKFLNSKLVRNLFYK, encoded by the coding sequence ATGTCGACGGCTAAAAAAACTGTAAAAGCGGCTAGCGTCATAATGATAATAACTCTACTGAGTAAAGTATTTGGATTTTTGAGAGATATGGCTTTAGCTTCTAAATTTGGTACCTCTGTTTCCATGGATGCATATAATATGGCGACTGTCATACCTATGATACTTTTTGCGGCGGTAACTGCTTCAATAGCTACTACTGTTGTGCCAATATTTACCGAATATTTACAAAAAGAGGGAAAGCAAAAGGCTTTTGATTTTATAAATAACCTTTTAGGTGTGGTATTAATTTCGACTGTAATTTTAACTTTCTTAGGTTTCATATTTGCACCTTATCTTGTAAAATTTGTAGCGCCAGCTTTTACAGGGGAAAAATTTGAGTTGACAGTAAAACTTACAACTATACTATTACCTACAATGGTGTTAATAGCTGCATCTAATATTTTCACTGGTGCTCTTCAGTCGATGGAACATTTTACTGTTCCTGCCATGATAGGTATACCTTACAATATTATTGTAATAACAGTAGCAATTTTATATGGGAGCAAATTTGGGATTACAATAGTAGCTTATTCTATAATTATTGCTACTTTCATACAAGCATTAATGCAATTGCCTGTTTTATACGAATTAGGTTACAAATTCAAGCTGAGAGTGAATTTTAAAGATGAAGGAGTAAAAAGAGTCATTTTATTGGCAATGCCTGTACTTATGGGGACAGGAATACAGACTATAAATGTTTATGTGGATAGAGTGATAGCTTCTTTTTTGCCTGATGGGAGTATTGCAGCATTGAATTATGCCAATAGGCTTAACATGTTTGCATTGGGCATTTTTTCAACAGCAATTGCAACGGTTATATACCCTGTTTTATCGAAACATTCAGTAGCTGACGACAAAGAAGGCTTTCTAAAGAGTTTAAATTTTGCGGTAAGTGGTATTTTATACATGTTAATACCTGTATCAGTTGGTGCAATGGTACTCCGAGTGCCTATAATAAAAGTATTATTTGAAAGAGGAGCTTTTGATGAGAGGTCGACATATTTTACCTCAATCGCCCTTTTTTATTTTGCCATAGGAATGACTGCATATGGCCTTAGAGATGTCTTAAGCAGAAGTTTTTACTCTATGAAAGATACAAAAACTCCTATGATAAATGGTGCCATGGCTGTATTACTAAATATTGCACTTAATTTAATTTTGGTTAGATATTTAAAATTAGGTGGACTTGCACTTTCTACTTCTATTGCAGCCATATTTGCTACTTTTCTTTTATTTACTTCTTTAAAAAGAAAACTTGGGAAAATAGGCGGAAAATACATGTTTATGAGTTTTATAAGAGCAATGTTTGCAGCAATTGTAATGGGGGTGATAGTGCATTTTATGTATAATAATTTAATTGTTAAGATGCCGTCAGATAAAAGAATTTATGAGGTTATAATCATGTTTATAACTATATTAGTGGGAGTTATAATTTACTCCACTATTGTATTGGTTACTGATAAGTCTGCTTTTTCTTATTTCAAAAAAGGCATAAAATTTCTAAATTCTAAACTTGTGAGAAATTTATTTTATAAATGA
- a CDS encoding rod-binding protein, whose translation MEINPVNNSDINKFQIDLQKDGSYFERIIQQAIKDKDSQKLKEACQQLEATFIGLMLNEMRKTIPEDPLTGDSLANDIFTSMLYDKYAEMLAQNGSFGLADQIYNQLSKKV comes from the coding sequence ATGGAGATAAATCCCGTAAATAACAGTGATATAAATAAATTTCAAATTGATTTGCAAAAAGACGGAAGTTATTTTGAACGAATAATACAACAGGCGATAAAAGACAAAGACAGTCAAAAGCTTAAAGAAGCATGTCAGCAATTAGAGGCAACTTTTATAGGGCTTATGTTAAATGAGATGAGAAAGACAATTCCAGAAGATCCATTGACAGGAGATAGTCTAGCAAATGATATTTTTACTTCTATGTTATATGATAAATATGCTGAAATGTTGGCTCAAAATGGATCTTTTGGACTGGCTGACCAAATATATAATCAACTTTCTAAGAAAGTTTGA
- the flgG gene encoding flagellar basal-body rod protein FlgG produces the protein MMRALWSAASGMTAQQLNVDVISNNLANVNTTAFKRDRAEFKDLIYQTLQRENVYGGQGKPVNMQVGVGVRPSAIVKDFTEGSLQQTENPLDLALDGEGFFAVLGPDDKVYYTRDGSFKLSADGNTLMLVTADGYPVLDDSGNPIVFDSTEKDISVSPMGVISVKNPDGTTQEVATLGIYNFVNPQGLLSVGSNLYEPTEASGQPGTRDDFQGRMGKVMQGFLETSNVQVVKEMVDMIAAQRAYEINSKAIQAADEMLGIANNLRR, from the coding sequence ATGATGAGAGCTTTGTGGTCTGCCGCATCTGGCATGACGGCTCAACAACTTAATGTAGATGTCATTTCGAATAACCTTGCAAATGTGAATACTACCGCTTTTAAGAGAGATAGAGCAGAATTTAAGGATTTAATATACCAAACTTTGCAAAGAGAAAACGTATATGGTGGACAAGGTAAACCTGTCAATATGCAAGTAGGAGTAGGTGTAAGGCCTTCGGCAATTGTAAAAGATTTTACTGAAGGAAGCCTCCAGCAGACAGAGAATCCTTTGGATTTGGCACTGGATGGAGAAGGATTTTTTGCCGTGTTAGGACCAGATGACAAAGTTTATTACACGAGAGATGGGAGTTTTAAATTAAGTGCTGATGGCAACACTTTAATGCTTGTAACTGCCGACGGTTATCCTGTATTAGATGACAGTGGTAATCCCATAGTTTTTGACAGCACTGAAAAAGATATATCAGTATCACCAATGGGCGTGATAAGCGTAAAAAATCCTGACGGAACTACTCAAGAAGTGGCTACTTTAGGAATCTATAATTTTGTCAATCCTCAGGGACTTTTAAGTGTGGGTAGTAATCTCTATGAGCCAACAGAAGCGTCAGGACAGCCTGGTACGAGAGATGACTTTCAGGGAAGAATGGGCAAAGTCATGCAAGGATTTTTAGAAACCTCAAATGTCCAAGTTGTAAAGGAAATGGTGGACATGATTGCCGCACAAAGAGCTTATGAGATAAATTCAAAAGCTATACAAGCGGCTGATGAAATGTTGGGAATTGCAAATAATCTGAGAAGATAG
- a CDS encoding type II toxin-antitoxin system Phd/YefM family antitoxin has product MKVNATEFKTRVGKYLDLVDKEEIIITKNGREVAKLISAKKEGTPNADFLYGILSDYPNKNISAEQIREERIRNKYN; this is encoded by the coding sequence ATGAAAGTAAATGCTACAGAATTCAAAACAAGAGTTGGTAAATATTTGGATTTAGTTGATAAAGAAGAAATTATTATAACGAAAAATGGACGTGAAGTTGCAAAACTTATTTCAGCAAAAAAAGAAGGTACTCCAAATGCAGATTTTTTGTATGGAATTTTATCTGACTATCCTAACAAAAATATATCTGCTGAGCAAATACGGGAAGAAAGAATAAGAAATAAATACAATTAA
- the fabZ gene encoding 3-hydroxyacyl-ACP dehydratase FabZ: MENKDIRKILPHRYPFLLVDRIIEIEEGKKAVGIKNVTANEPFFQGHFPDNPIMPGVLIVEALAQVAGIAVMNIEEFKGKLGLFTGIDKCRFKKVVRPGDQLVLEVLIDSIKMGLVKAKGVAKVGDEVVATAELMFIMTEEN; this comes from the coding sequence GTGGAAAATAAAGACATAAGAAAAATTCTTCCTCATAGATATCCCTTTTTATTAGTGGATAGAATAATAGAAATTGAAGAAGGTAAAAAAGCTGTTGGAATAAAAAATGTGACAGCTAATGAACCTTTTTTTCAGGGACATTTTCCAGACAATCCTATAATGCCAGGAGTCCTTATTGTTGAGGCATTGGCACAAGTAGCCGGTATTGCGGTTATGAATATAGAAGAGTTTAAAGGTAAATTAGGACTTTTTACAGGTATTGATAAATGTCGCTTTAAAAAAGTAGTGAGGCCTGGTGACCAACTTGTTTTAGAAGTTTTAATAGATTCTATAAAGATGGGGCTTGTAAAAGCTAAAGGTGTTGCAAAAGTTGGAGATGAAGTTGTAGCTACTGCAGAGCTTATGTTTATAATGACTGAAGAAAATTAA
- the pgeF gene encoding peptidoglycan editing factor PgeF: MEIGFKRNEVKGVVFYTIPSFEKTGLVKHLFTTRIGGVSKGKYASLNLSLKRYDTKEEVYENFKIICDIGGFSYEDMVFSDQVHSDVIKKVTYEDKGKNFGGSDISGVDALMTNERGIPLVTFYADCVPLFFLDPVKKVIAIAHSGWRGTVLSIGPKTVNAMKEEYGSNPKDILVGIGPSIYKCCYEVGDDVANKIKGVIDAWEKVLVKKAEGKWMLDLQLTNYIELINTGIPDENITVSQMCTHCNSEFYSYRRDKGMTGSMAAFMELK; encoded by the coding sequence TTGGAAATAGGTTTTAAAAGGAATGAGGTAAAAGGAGTAGTTTTTTACACAATACCATCTTTTGAAAAGACAGGACTTGTCAAACACCTTTTTACTACTCGGATTGGGGGTGTAAGCAAAGGCAAATATGCTTCCTTGAATTTAAGCTTAAAAAGATATGACACCAAAGAGGAAGTCTATGAAAATTTTAAAATAATATGTGATATTGGCGGTTTTTCGTATGAAGATATGGTTTTTTCAGACCAGGTTCATAGTGATGTTATAAAAAAGGTGACTTACGAAGATAAAGGCAAAAACTTTGGTGGAAGTGATATCTCTGGTGTAGATGCCCTTATGACTAATGAAAGAGGCATTCCTCTTGTTACATTTTATGCCGACTGTGTGCCTTTGTTTTTCTTAGACCCTGTCAAAAAAGTTATTGCCATTGCACACTCAGGATGGAGAGGTACAGTGCTTTCCATTGGGCCTAAAACGGTTAATGCCATGAAAGAAGAATACGGTTCAAATCCCAAAGATATACTTGTAGGGATAGGTCCTTCTATATACAAATGTTGTTATGAAGTAGGTGATGATGTTGCGAATAAAATTAAAGGTGTTATTGATGCATGGGAAAAAGTTCTTGTGAAAAAGGCGGAGGGCAAATGGATGCTAGATTTACAGCTTACCAACTACATTGAACTTATAAATACTGGTATACCAGATGAAAACATTACAGTAAGCCAAATGTGCACCCATTGCAATAGTGAATTTTATTCCTATAGAAGAGACAAAGGCATGACAGGCAGTATGGCAGCTTTTATGGAACTTAAGTAG
- a CDS encoding DUF362 domain-containing protein, producing MKSKVYFYNLRANKASSSLSSKVERIFDVAGFKNIINKNDLVAIKIHFGEKGNNAYINPIYVRKVVDKIKSYGGKPFLTDTNTLYKGSRSNAVDHLVTAIENGFAYAVVNAPIIIADGILSKDSVEVKIDKKHFDTVKIASNIFFANSMIVMSHFKGHELAGFGGAIKNLAMGCAPAAGKQQQHSTVQPVVGKGCTACQMCIRNCPVNAISLVNGSAYIDPSICIGCGECVSICQYGVIKPQWGTDMDAFVERMTEYAYGAYSTKKGKIAFINFVMNVTPLCDCTPWSDAPIVPDIGILASFDPVAIDQASYDLVNQQFGHKGTALEEAGYGMNPGEDKFKALHPETKGELQLKYGEEIGLGTRDYELVELK from the coding sequence ATGAAATCAAAAGTATATTTTTACAATTTGAGAGCAAACAAAGCTAGTAGCAGTTTATCCTCCAAGGTAGAAAGAATTTTTGATGTAGCGGGTTTTAAAAATATTATTAATAAAAATGATTTGGTAGCTATAAAAATTCACTTTGGAGAAAAGGGAAACAACGCCTACATAAACCCTATATATGTAAGAAAAGTGGTTGACAAAATTAAAAGTTATGGGGGGAAGCCTTTTTTAACAGATACAAATACTCTTTACAAAGGCAGTCGTTCAAATGCAGTTGACCATTTGGTGACAGCGATTGAAAATGGTTTCGCATATGCTGTTGTGAACGCACCAATAATAATTGCTGACGGTATTTTAAGTAAAGACTCTGTAGAAGTAAAAATTGATAAAAAGCATTTTGACACTGTAAAAATTGCTTCCAATATTTTCTTTGCAAACTCAATGATTGTGATGTCACATTTTAAAGGTCATGAATTGGCTGGCTTTGGAGGAGCTATCAAAAACTTAGCTATGGGGTGTGCACCTGCAGCAGGAAAACAACAGCAGCATTCAACAGTGCAGCCTGTTGTAGGAAAGGGATGCACAGCATGTCAAATGTGCATCAGGAATTGCCCTGTAAATGCGATATCTTTGGTCAATGGTTCAGCTTATATTGACCCTTCTATATGCATAGGATGTGGAGAATGCGTGTCTATCTGTCAATATGGGGTCATAAAACCTCAATGGGGAACTGATATGGATGCTTTTGTAGAGAGAATGACGGAATATGCTTATGGTGCTTATTCAACAAAAAAAGGCAAAATTGCATTTATAAATTTTGTTATGAATGTTACACCACTTTGCGATTGTACGCCTTGGAGTGATGCGCCGATTGTCCCTGACATAGGAATATTAGCTTCCTTTGACCCTGTTGCCATAGATCAGGCAAGCTATGACCTTGTAAATCAGCAATTTGGTCACAAAGGCACAGCTTTAGAAGAAGCGGGATATGGCATGAATCCTGGAGAAGACAAATTTAAAGCTTTGCACCCTGAAACAAAAGGAGAATTGCAATTAAAATACGGTGAAGAAATCGGCTTGGGAACAAGAGATTATGAACTTGTTGAACTAAAATAG
- a CDS encoding M23 family metallopeptidase: MRINRENLIRFFDRKGFYIVLFLSIVVIAATSVYVTNNNLKKLEELRKAQQEEINSAIESDWGYEKELAQAQGKKEQQNNSTTAISQQEKSNVSDKKENLQPVTKNSDEVKSSGKNDSLTNSKVATVMASTTSTIKKDSNLSSTMLVLLKPVNGDIILEFAKDKLVFSKTLQEWTTHKGVDIGSKLGEPVLSAMDGIVTKVYKDPKLGNTVVIKNGKWETRYANLDDEILVKEQGKVVRGQQIGKIGASAKFEVGEGPHLHFELLENGIPIDPIAYFK, encoded by the coding sequence GTGAGAATAAACAGGGAAAATTTAATAAGATTTTTTGATAGAAAGGGTTTTTACATAGTATTATTTTTATCCATAGTAGTAATAGCCGCTACATCAGTATATGTTACTAATAATAATTTAAAAAAATTAGAAGAACTCAGAAAAGCACAGCAAGAAGAAATTAATTCAGCTATTGAAAGTGATTGGGGTTATGAAAAAGAACTAGCGCAAGCTCAGGGAAAAAAAGAACAGCAAAATAATTCTACAACTGCTATCAGTCAACAAGAAAAAAGTAACGTATCTGACAAAAAAGAAAATCTTCAACCAGTAACAAAAAATAGTGACGAAGTTAAAAGTTCAGGGAAAAATGATAGTTTAACAAACAGCAAAGTAGCAACTGTTATGGCAAGTACTACATCCACAATAAAAAAAGATAGTAATTTATCTTCTACGATGTTAGTTTTACTGAAGCCTGTAAATGGAGACATAATATTAGAGTTTGCCAAAGATAAGCTTGTATTTTCAAAGACCCTTCAAGAATGGACAACTCATAAAGGAGTAGATATTGGATCAAAATTGGGAGAACCTGTATTGTCGGCTATGGATGGAATTGTGACAAAAGTATACAAAGATCCAAAATTAGGGAATACTGTTGTTATAAAAAATGGAAAATGGGAAACGCGGTATGCAAATTTAGACGATGAGATTTTAGTAAAGGAACAAGGAAAAGTAGTAAGAGGACAGCAAATAGGGAAAATAGGAGCATCGGCGAAGTTTGAAGTTGGAGAAGGCCCCCACTTACATTTTGAACTTTTAGAAAATGGAATACCTATTGATCCAATAGCTTATTTTAAATAA
- the flgF gene encoding flagellar basal-body rod protein FlgF, whose amino-acid sequence MLRGLYTASSGMITQTKIMDVLANNLANVNTTGYKKDVVITSSFPNFEVTRHGGDNIPPNGKIGRMDYGVLVDTFHTNFEEGAFSQTNGKLDFAIDGNGFFVVNTPNGQRYTRDGSFTLSKDGYLVTQEGYIVEGENGPIKLSQGEISVDEMGNIINNGQLVDRLRIVDFNNYDGLRKEGNNLFFIDNSTNVQVIPATGKIKQGFLEQSNVNSVKEMVNMISVMRNYESNQKVVIAFDETLGKAVNEVGKV is encoded by the coding sequence ATGTTAAGAGGGCTTTACACTGCCTCTTCGGGGATGATTACCCAAACAAAAATAATGGATGTTTTAGCAAACAATCTTGCAAATGTAAATACTACAGGGTATAAAAAAGATGTGGTAATTACTTCTTCTTTTCCAAATTTTGAAGTAACAAGACATGGGGGTGATAACATACCTCCTAATGGGAAAATTGGAAGAATGGATTACGGCGTGTTAGTTGACACTTTTCATACAAATTTTGAAGAAGGGGCTTTTTCTCAAACCAATGGTAAGTTAGACTTTGCAATAGATGGCAATGGGTTTTTTGTGGTAAATACTCCTAATGGTCAAAGGTATACAAGGGATGGCTCTTTTACTTTATCCAAAGATGGGTATTTAGTTACACAAGAAGGATATATTGTAGAAGGGGAAAATGGGCCTATAAAGTTGTCACAAGGAGAAATTTCTGTCGATGAAATGGGTAATATAATAAACAATGGACAATTGGTGGACAGGCTTAGAATTGTGGATTTTAATAATTATGATGGTTTAAGAAAGGAGGGCAATAATTTATTTTTTATAGATAACAGTACCAATGTACAAGTTATTCCTGCAACAGGGAAAATAAAACAGGGATTTTTAGAACAGTCAAATGTGAATTCTGTTAAAGAAATGGTAAATATGATAAGCGTGATGAGAAATTATGAATCGAATCAGAAGGTGGTAATTGCTTTTGATGAAACTCTTGGAAAAGCTGTTAACGAAGTTGGAAAAGTATAA
- the mreB gene encoding rod shape-determining protein: MFAISKDIGIDLGTASVLVYIKGEGIVLKEPSVVAIDRTTNKILAVGEEAQRMVGRTPGNILAIKPLRAGVISDYDVTEKMLRYFINKACGGRFLLRPKIMICIPSGVTQVEKRAVIDAALQAGARKAYLIEEPIAAAIGAGLDISQPSGNMIVDIGGGTTDIAVISLGSSVVSKNIKVAGDNFDGAIIRYMRKKYHIIIGERMAEEIKINIGTAYFDGKEEKMLVKGRSLISGLPQNVEVTSSEICEALKEPLEEIVEAVHSVLERTPPELAADISDKGIVLTGGGALLKGMDRLLRERMNTPVYLANDPISCVVLGTGKALDSLELLEKSETVIDVYKINK; this comes from the coding sequence ATGTTTGCGATCTCTAAGGATATCGGAATTGACCTTGGCACGGCATCTGTCCTGGTCTACATCAAAGGGGAAGGGATTGTTTTAAAAGAACCATCAGTTGTAGCAATTGATAGAACTACTAATAAAATTCTTGCAGTTGGCGAAGAAGCACAAAGAATGGTAGGCAGGACGCCAGGGAATATATTAGCTATAAAGCCTCTAAGGGCGGGAGTAATTTCTGACTACGACGTTACAGAGAAAATGCTTAGATATTTTATAAACAAAGCCTGCGGGGGAAGGTTTTTATTAAGACCCAAAATAATGATTTGTATTCCAAGTGGCGTAACACAGGTAGAAAAAAGAGCTGTCATTGATGCAGCATTACAAGCAGGAGCGCGAAAAGCTTATCTCATCGAAGAACCTATTGCAGCGGCCATAGGAGCAGGATTAGATATATCACAGCCAAGTGGAAATATGATTGTAGATATTGGGGGAGGCACCACTGACATAGCTGTAATTTCTTTGGGGAGTTCAGTGGTGTCTAAAAATATTAAAGTAGCAGGTGATAATTTTGATGGAGCAATTATCCGCTACATGAGGAAAAAGTATCACATCATAATAGGAGAAAGAATGGCAGAAGAAATAAAAATAAATATAGGTACTGCCTATTTTGATGGCAAAGAAGAGAAAATGCTAGTAAAAGGGAGAAGCTTAATATCTGGTTTGCCTCAAAATGTAGAAGTGACTTCCAGTGAAATATGTGAAGCATTAAAAGAGCCTCTTGAAGAAATTGTTGAAGCTGTACACAGTGTATTAGAAAGAACACCTCCTGAATTAGCGGCGGACATAAGTGACAAAGGGATAGTACTCACGGGGGGCGGAGCGTTGCTAAAAGGAATGGACAGGCTTTTAAGGGAAAGGATGAATACACCTGTATATCTTGCAAATGACCCTATAAGTTGTGTGGTTTTAGGTACAGGGAAAGCATTGGATTCTCTTGAATTATTAGAAAAATCAGAAACTGTAATTGATGTATACAAAATCAATAAGTAA
- the spoIIID gene encoding sporulation transcriptional regulator SpoIIID translates to MKDYIEERTLEISKYIIEHKATVREAAKVFGVSKSTVHKDVTERLPDINFELYKEVREILSKNKAERHIRGGKATKIKYQKLNNKF, encoded by the coding sequence TTGAAAGATTACATAGAAGAAAGAACTTTGGAAATATCAAAATACATAATAGAACACAAAGCAACTGTAAGAGAAGCTGCAAAGGTTTTTGGAGTTAGCAAAAGCACAGTTCACAAAGATGTGACAGAAAGGCTTCCTGATATAAATTTTGAATTATATAAAGAAGTGAGAGAGATTCTGAGCAAAAATAAAGCAGAAAGGCATATAAGAGGAGGAAAAGCCACCAAAATAAAATATCAAAAACTGAACAATAAATTTTAA